AGTTTTGCCTAACTCTCCTAATGGTTTACCTGAGTACTCTATTTCAGAAGTTACTACAGATCACAATGGTGCAAACAGTGCTGAAAATGGTGTCCAAAATCAAGCTACAGGGCAATATTTCATGTGCACGCATTCCCCCGGTGGATCTGCTTCGGGATCCCTCCAGGTGCCTGGGCCAGATGGGACAGGCGAATCTGTCGCTGGCGTATCAGCCGCGGGATCGCCGCCAGGGCCCGCCTCTCCGCTCCTGTCGGGCTTCCCGCCCGGCTTCTCACGCGCGCGCTGGGCCGGCCGGTCCGAGGGCGCCACGTCTCCCTCGCCAGGCGCCGCTGGGCCCGCCACCACTCCACCAATCGCGTCGCATTGGCGCGGGCCTGCACCAACCGACCGACCTGCTCCCGAGGCCCGACCGGCGCATGATTTCCCCAGCGCGGTCGGATCGCGCGCCGCTGCTCCCGAATCAGCCTCGGGATCCCGTGCTGCAGAGGATCAGCTGCTGCACTCGCCCGGATCTCCTACGACTGACTCCCCTGTGGCCGTGCCTACACCTCCACGAACACGGCTTCAACAGGGGATTACCTCCAGAATTAATTACAAAAATATTGCAAAATATGGCTTGACTTGCTTGACAGGTGAATCTAGTGAACCCAAGACTCTGCATGAAGCTCTTGGTGATTCACGCTGGAAACAAGCAATGGAGGATGAGTTTTCTGCTTTGCAACGCAATAAGACGTGGCACCTAGTTCCTCGTCGTGAAGGTATCAATTTAATTGATTGCAAATGGGTCTATAAAATTAAGAGAAAGTCAGATGGTAAAATTGATCGGTTCAAAGCACGTTTGGTAGCAAAAGGATTTAAACAGCGCTATGGTATTGACTATGAAGATACTTTTAGTCCTGTTGTCAAAGCTGGATCTATTCGTCTTGTGCTCTCTATTGCAAATGGGTGGAGTCTCACACAGCTAGACGTACAGAACGCATTTCttcatggtgttctggaagaggaGGTCTATATGAAACAACCTCCTGGGTTTGAGGACAAAAATGTGTCGTTTCATGTCTGCAAACTCGACAAGGCTTTGTATGGGCTCAAGCAAGCACCTCGAGCATGGTACTCGCGGCTGAGTATGGAATTGCAAAAGCTTGGGTTTCTTCCATCCAAGTCTGACACTTCTTTGTTTATTTACAACAAGTTTCAGACCATCATTTTTGTTCTCATTTACCTTGATGATATTATTGTGACTAGCTCATCTAATGAAGCAATAACAGCACTGTTAAAAGATCTTAGGGCAGATTTTGCTCTAAAGGATCTGGGGGACCTACATTACTTCTTAGGCATAGAAGTCAAGAAAACTGAACATGGCATTCATTTATCACAAGGAAAGTATGTGACTGATCTGTTAGGCAGAGTTGGTATGCAAAATTGTAAACCCTCTCCAACTCCCTTGTCCAGCTCAGAACAGCTCTCCTTGACAGAAGGAGCACTTTTGAATCAGGAGGATAGCACCAGTTATAGGAGCATAGTTGGTGCATTACAATACTTGACTTTTACTCGACCTGACATTTTCTTTGCAGTCAATAAAGTTTGCCAGTTTTTGCATGCACCTACTACAACCCATTGGACAGCTGCCAAGCGCATCTTGAGGTATGTAAAGAATACAGCACACATTGGTCTAGCTATAAACAAATCCTCCTCTCTTCGCATCAGTGCTTTTTCTGATGCGGATTGGGCTGGTTGTGTTGATGATAGACGCTCAACAGGGGGATTTGCTATCTTTTATGGACCTACTTTGATATCATGGTGTGCCAAGAAACAAGCTACTGTTTCCAGGTCTAGTACTGAGGCAGAGTATAAAGCATTAGCTAGTGCTACAGCTGAAATTATTTGGGTGCAAGCTTTGTTAAGAGAACTTGGAGTATCACATACTCAGACGCCTATACTTTGGTGTGACAACCTTGGTGCAACCTATCTTTCTGCTAATCCTGTTTTTCACGCAAGAACTAAACACTCGagatagattttcactttgtcgGAGAAAGAGTTGCAAACAAAGAATTGGAGATCAGATTCATACCTTCCAAAGATCAGATTGCAGATGGGTTCACAAAGGCACTTTTTACAAGAAGCTTTGAAGAGTTTAAGCGTAATCTCAACTTGTGTAGTTGTGATTAAGGGGGAGTGTTAAACGAGTTATCTTGTGTAGCACGCATAGGTAGTTAGAGATAGATTTATCTTAACAATGTACTCATTTATTTTTCTATCTCTTCTCCTGTAATCTCTCGTTGTATCTCCTCCCTGTTACGATATGTATGCGCTATTGGGAGATGCGCCCCAACCAATCAATATATACCCTGCGGACCTCCTGTTTGGAGGTTTAGATGCTTCGATAATGTTCCACAAACCTATCACTACATTCTTTCCTATAATGTCATGAAAATCATCATGGGTGTAATTCTCAGGATCGTTGTATTACAATTCGTATTTAGCAGTTCTATATCTTATTGACTCGTGAGGCACGCGCATATATTGTCGCCTACGGACAACATAGTTGTGATGTTGTACGTGAGCCCGGTCAAGAAAAAGATGCAACGGTACTCTACTACACAGTGCATACCAAATCACACGATCATCCAAAACATCAAAAGCAGCAGCTACCcaaatcatatgatccaactatgcaTATCTTGGACAGCAACACAATGCGTCACTCGCTTCAACAAACCAAAACCGGCATGAATGGCATAGCtataagagcatgtacaatggagGCAGCAGGAAGGTGCTGCTCCCGTACATGCACATCGGCTAGGAGAGCTAGGGCCATCGCTGATATTAATTATCACCCAACCCACGCGCTGCCTCAGAGGTCCCTGCATGCGTCACTATTTGATGTCTTCGTCCCAACTCGCTGCACCCTTTTCTCTATTTCTTTCTCTCTCCTTCTTTTTCCTACTCTGCTTTTCATCGAAGCACCAGCCACCTCTGCAGGCAGCACCTGCCACCTTGAGGCTGTCAGTTCACTGCCACGATGGCATCCGAACCTAGGTGGCCTGCGGAGCATCACCTCTGAAGCTAACCGTTGGCCATGCCCTAAGCATACCTCTGGAGTTCCCAAGGCAGGCTGACCGGTTCCCAAACATATCGATCGTCTGCATCAGCGTTACATTAATCCGATCCATAGGGTTGTAATAATCCACCTCCACATGAAAGATGATGAGAGGATCTAACAGTGGAGCTGCTTGAGATCCAGCCTAATCGAGAAATAAGAGAGACAGGCACTCCCGAGCCTCCTCAGAGTTCAGAGCATTCTGGCCGTTCGATTTGTTTGCTTGATGCGTTTCTGTCCATTAGATCGATGCGGTGAAGGATTTTGGCCGTCGGATCGACCCCACGCGCCTGTACCAATGAATAGTTACCATCCCCTCCCGGTCTCTCTCACTTCGCGGATTCGTTCTGGTCTCACTGACGTGTGGGGTAACCAGCAGATGGGCCCCGCATGTCATTTGCTTGGGCTGGGGCGCGTCCCGTGCAACCCGTCGGCGTGCTCCACTGGTAAAAGATCTCATGCCACCGCCGAAATTCCCGTGCCCCGCCGAGGGTATTTGTGAGATTTCACCTAATCCTATGCCAAGTGGCTTCTCACCATTGGTTGTTGCCTCCCCAATCAGCGAGACACCTACAGCGTGTTTGGTAGTTTGAGAAAAAAGGCATGGGAATTTTTAAGTGGGACTTAGCTGAGAGATTAAACATGGGAAGTGGACTATTAGTCCCAATCCCTCGTTTGGTTTGGGGGTGGGAGTTAGTCGTGGGAATCTTGTTTCGGCAGCTTGCGCGATGGGAGCAACGAACATGTCGATTGCTTTTTTCTTTCTCATTTTCCATTCCCTCCTCCAATTACCACGGCCCCATGGGAAGAGATAAGTGGGAGTTTGACTAACAACTCCCTTTCCCCCTCCATCATCAATTCCCCTGTCCTCCAATCAAACAAGGGAATTTAAACCCATGCCCTCCTAATTCCCATTCCCTAATACTAATTCCCCGAAACAAACAGGCTGCTAGGGAAGGGTCTCTCTCTCGCATCTCTCTCGCGTTGaagccgccgccccctccccttctcTCGCGTTGAAGCCACTGCCCTACCCCTTCtcgtcgcgccgccgccccctccccctcccccttctccTCGCGCCGCTGCCCCCTACCCCTCGCGCCGCTGCCCTCAGAGAAGCACCGCTGCGGCTGCTGCTCCTTGTCGCCGCTCCTCACCCACCCaccgcggccgcctcctccctcggAACCCTAGCCAACCGCACGCAACCCATGGCGTCGCCCAGCTCGCCGCCCTCGGTCATCGCGTCGTCGCGGGGCTCCTCGCGCAAGTGCTGGCCTCtgccaaggccacacccgaggcCGACCAGGAGGCCACGGTCTCCAAGCGCTCCCGCAAGAGCACCACGTCCGGGAAGAAGAAGCGCCCAAGGCGGCGGCGGGAAGGAGCCGCAGAATTGGTGATAGTCTCCCTGCTTCACCCACTGCTAGGTACCTCTTCCTCCTCAGCTGCATATGCTTTTGATTATTTGGTTCCTTGCTTTATGTGGGATCTGATAACATTTTGTTTATATATTCGTTAGATGTACCAGCAGCAGAAGCAAACCTCCCCTCCGCTCATTGTTGGTGGTTTAGACTCGGGTTGTCGATGTAGATCGATCCAGGGCCCCCCTCTTCAGTTATTTTGCTTGGTGGTATGTGGATCTTCTCGTGCACTGGTGAGCCACCCGTTTTACTCCACCTTTTCCCCTGATAATCAGTGCAattcatgcattgctttgtgctCAGTTGATGTGGAATGTGCTTAATCTTTCCCAGTAGAAAGCTCAGTATTGCTATGTGTTGTTCAGCACTGGCTCATGATAATGAATGGTTCCTGTTTAGGACAAATTAATCACTCATTGTTTTTCCAGAGTGAGTTATAATCAATAATAATTGTTCCCTTTGTGAGTGAGCTTATTGTTCTTTTTTTATTTGCATAATGGGGAGCTGATGAACCCTGGGTCCCGACAGATATACCTGAGGTTGATCGGAAGTATGGGGATCGCCCTATTGATGCAGTAGACCTTCGAAGCGAAGCAGAATTCGACAAGGCTGAAAAAGTATCTCCGTTTCAAATTATTTCATTTGCCTCCTTTCGCTTTGCAGGAAGGGCTCAGTTTTTGTTCTATGGTTCTTATTCTTGCCATTGTTACAGGCTAGGGAGAAGTTGGTACTTGTTCTCCAGGACACATGCTTGAACTATCGAGCTATCGATCTGCGGACACCTGCAAATCAAGCAATCTTCTGCATCCAATGCCATGTTGAGAACGTGAGTACTATTTATCCTTGTTTGCACTGACCGATTGTCACCATTCATGCAGTAAGGCACACTCCTGTAACAAATGACATCCTCTGTTACGGCTAGCACCATGTATATTGTTATTATTATTAAATAAAAGCAGGTCCGATCACTGTTTATTCTTTCATCTTAGTATTTCCATCTACCAAGCTGCAAAAGGCACCTTGCACAAACCTATATTTAACATGCAGCATGAGatattcttcatcaaaattatGCTTATGCTCGTGACATTCATGTTGCATATCATGCAGATTGATTTTGTTATGTATTTCTGTAGCATGTaattcttattttcttcttttggTTCATGCATGGAATGATTGCTGGATACACATGCAGAAATTCAGGGAATCTTTGTTCTTCGGAGAATTTTATCGGGATCCAGCACAGTCCAAAGTTGATTGGTGGTCCAGGTGGAAGGTGGTGCATCTGTATTCAATCTGGAGTATAATGGCCAGCCTGCTTGTTTAGCACAATCTCCCCAATTATACAAGAAGATGAGCATCTGTGGTGGCTTTGGCCGCGTGCTTGAGGTTGGTCCTGTATTTAGAGCAGAAAAACACTCACAGGCAGCTGTGTGAGTTTATTGGGTTGGATgcagagatggagatcaaggaGCACTACTTTGAGGTAAGGAAGAAGGTCTGGAGGAAATAAGTCTTTATTTAGTTCATTTATTGAAGTGTTGGTGACATTTGAGAACCATAGGCATGTCCTGTTGTAGCATGTTTCTCCGTCGTGTTATGTCTCCACATTATACATGAATGTCATAAATATCGCTCTACTTTAGCCCCTGTTCTAAGCATTGAAATTTATTCCAACGATTAGTTTCTGCAGGGAGAACATGATAAGAGACGCACATCTGAAAAGATTGCTGATGATCAGTTATTTGCTTCTGCGCCATTTGACAGGTAAATCTGCTGTATTTATATATTGATGTTCCTATTGTGCTTGATCAAAAAGTTGACACCTATCTTGTGGGTTTAGGCCAAGCAATGGGCTTCGGAATATGGAACAACCAAAAAAATACCCAAATATGTCAACACTCGTGTTACAGAGGTGTTCCCAGTTAAAAAATCCAGAAACATTGGAGAGGAAAACTATAAGGTTAGACATCCGAGAcattattcattttgatgggctTACTGATGCTCACAAGTCTTGACAGTATAGTAGTTTTGATATATAGTTGAAAACAGGATGATTTACCGAATAATGAGAAGTTTCCCAAATTTGCTGATACTGTAACTACTCCACTATCGCTACCAGCTCGCCTGACTCCTCTACCCAGCAAGAGAAGATGAAGGAGAAATTGTGCAGCCTCCATCCCTGTCCAACGTGTTGTGCGTTGCAGGAGGAGCGAGCGGACGCCGGAGACTGGCAACAAGCCGAGGTGAGCCCCCTCCTCCTTTCCCTGCATCGTTTTTCTTTTGGAGATGCTTCCTTTTCTTGACTTGGCCTGCTGTCATGCGTGCGTCCATGTCCAGGTTGGAGCGGTGATGGTGGCTGCAGCGGGAAAAACCGCGCCGGCAACAAGCACAATTCCTCATCTCTGTCTCCAACGAAAAGGATCATCTGGTGACAAACACCtcctccttctcttctttgtATGTGCTGGGTATTTTGCTGGTAGATAGATAGAAGTTGTTTCAGGACAGGGTATTTTGCTGGGGAAGCAGACTCTGTGGTCTGTACTGTATGTGCCTGTAAAACTGTTTATTGCTATTGCAACTGAAGCTAGCTCTGTATAAAAGGGCTTTTGGTTGTTTAAGGTTCCACTGAAAAGTATGTTTATTTCAGTCCATATCTTAGCCACAGTATGTTGTGCTATACTAAAATCTGCCTGGAAAATACATGGCCTATAAATGATACAGTTGTTTTGGTCAGGAAATTTGGGTGATTTTGTTTGTGGTGCTCAAAATTTCACTTCAACTTTTTAGTTCCATTCTTAGCGATGGAATGTTGTGTGATGCTAAAACCTGCCTCGAATAGATAGATGGCACATAGATGGATGATGAAATTGTTTCAGTCTGGATATTCCGCTTTGAAAAATTGTCACGTAGCAGGAAAGTTCTCTGTATATGTTGTCAAACTATTTATTTATTATATTGCAAGTGAAAGTGAAGATTCTTATGAGGATATATAGTTTGTACGCTGCTTGCTGCATGTGAAGATCCGTTTTTTGTGGGGGAAGTTCTTATGGGCATAGATAATGAGTACCAACTATTGTACACTGCTGATGGACCACGTAGACTCCAGTACAAAACAAAGAGTTGAACTGATCCGTTGGGCCCAAAAACGAACAAGTGGATCTGATTGTTAGATTTTAATTTGATTTTGGACATTGTCGTACCTAGCTATATATAGTACGGCGTACTTTCTTTGTTCTCCTGTTGCTAAATCTTTGtgtttcttttttccttttgctCAGGGCCCTATGCTACTATTGCTTGAGTGAGAGTAGTGCCAGTGCTTCACAAGGTAATGTCACCTCCTCTGAAAATTAGTTGTCTACTATTGGTGTCAAGATCTTGCTCCAAGTTAGATCATGGGAATTTGGAATCAAACTCCATTTAGAGCCAAAGCACCATAGTTGTAGAAGTACATGAATCCCCTTTCTTTCTGTCCACTTTATCTCTTAGTGACAAGCATACTGGACCATGATGTTGCTATTGGTTGTGAATCAGAGCAGTACATATAGCTCATTATATGCTAATTACATTTATTAGACTCTGCTGCTACAATTAGACTACATGTGCAGGCTATAGAGAAGTTCAGAATGTGCATTACATTTATTATACTCTGCTGCTACCATTAGACTACATGTGTAGGCTAGAGAGAAGTTCAGAAGGTGTATCCGTCTCACAAGGATATGCTGCTACAATTAGACTCTGCGTATCTATGAATATGTTGCTTCCAAATCTGCATTTATCTCTCTGCAATATGCTCATTTTCTATATAGTTTTAAAGTTTACATCTCATGTATATTTATTGTATACCTCTCATGTGTTTTTTCCTGGATTTTACTTTAGGATGTGTGTGCTAATGTGTAGAGATTGAACGGAATCTGCTTAGACTATTTATTGGGTTCGGCACTAATAAATCATAAATCATGGTATGAGACTATGGGTATACTTTTACAGTTTACTTAATTTTCTACCCCCATTGATATAGCATATCCTCTTTGTATTATCTCACAGGATTCTTTACTAGCAGTTAAAATATCCTATACAATCTGGAAAAGAGATAGCTTAAATGGATGCATGTTTTCTCAAATTAGGTTTGCCCCTACTGTGTTTATTAATGCGATGCTTCCTTCCATGACTAAACAAGCTGATGTTTGGTGAATCCTTTATAGTCTTGCATTGTGAAATTAGTTCGTGTGTCTTGCTATGGTCAATTCCTATGTATGTATTGTTTTGTTTCTGTGGTTTTAACTTATGTACGCCAATGCAGTGAGAGCTCGGTGTCGTATCCGCTGGCTGAGTGGCAAGCTGGAGCTGCAGGTCGCTGAACATGGTGGTCCTACTGTGAGGATCTCGTGTATCATTCTGTGTGTGTATCTCTCAGTCCCGTTCCCCTTTATGGTCATCATTCATGCCTGTAGGGATCACTAAGATTTTTCTTGGTTTTGTTGTTGTCGATTGCTGTGATTGTTACTGCAATAGTGGATCATATATATACACTTGGCAACTCAGTTTAGGATATCGCTTGGTGGCCAGAAGGAGGCGAGCGACAGCCCCACCGTTGAACCACTCGTTGATGACGCCGGCGGCGACGACCGGATCCTGGGCGTCCCCTCCCCTTCCCGCCAGATCCGTCAAGGTCCAGTGGACGGCAGGGACCATCTCCGGTAGCCGGTAGGTCCTCTCTCCAGCTCACCTTCCCCCACCGCCCCTTCATggcactgctgctttgtcttgctGGACCTGCGTGCTCGTTCGTCGCCTGACCGCGTCATGGCGGTGCTGCTTTCTCTTACCGAAAAAGGCTtccgccccgctttatatataaagcaaagaTCCACAGTGCCCGATACAACCGCACTCACCCAccacaaacacacacacgcacccaagGCAGGATACATAGGCGCTGAGCGCAGCAACACACACCCTAGCACTACATGAGCCGCCGGGCGCTTCATCCGAAGAAGGGAAGCCGCATATGACGAACCGTGGGCTCCAAAGCGGTGCCTTCAGGAAGGATACGGCACCGGAGCGTCGCCACTGCCCGATCCGAGGATCAGAGTTTCCCCTGGAGCACCACGACGGGCAGTGATAGccgcgacgacgccttcaagaagggagcgATCTTCGCCGTCGCCAGTCCGTCCGAAGATAGAGaggttttcaccccggccaaCATTCACCGCCACCGAACGCCACACCCCGGCTACCACGCCGCCCACACGGCCGTAGTAGCCGGGCAGCACCGAGGCACGAGCTCTGCCCAAGAGCACCGCGCCaccaccaccagggccgccgccccggaaTCCAAGACCTTGACACCGAGTCCCCCGAGCCCCACCGCAGAGACGGGCGGAAAGGATCTGCCTTTCACACCCCTGGCCGGTCCCAACGCCGAGACCCAATAGGCCGGCCACAACAAGCCTCCATCGAGCCGTCCTGCTacaccgggcgcgagacgagcgcAGTCCTGCCGCCGGACGCGAGACGGGCcggtcctgctgccgggcgcgagacgagcgcagtcctgctgccgggcgcgagacgagccgttcctgctgccgggcgcgagaccAGCTCGGTCCTACGTCACCGGGTGCGAGACGGATGATGGACCGCAGCCGGGAGAAGGCCAGCCCTTCGGTGAGAGAAGCGAACGGACGCCAAGGAGAGGGGTCGAAGGCCGATACAGGCAGCCTACAGACGGACCGACGCCAGGAAGATCTGGGATCTGGCCGCCGCCGCAATCAACCTGCCACCACCACCGGCAGCAGCTAGTGCGCCGCCGTGGCCCACGGACATGGCCACGACCACATCCGGTCGCAGCCCGCCCCGCGCCGCCCTTCGCCCCCACGCCCGCCAGACCAGAATGGTGCTGGACGGGGCCGCCGCCGCCAAGCACGCACCACCGCCCCCGCTGCCACGGACGACCACCGCCGGACCCCACGGCGCCGTCTGCAGTCCTCGCCGCCCACAGCCCGCGTCGCGACGCGGCTATATCTGGCGGAGCTGCGTTGACCCGCACCATCCGCCACCACCGGCCGCCCAGCACGCTCCGCCACCACGACGCCCGTCGCGCAGCCAGCAAGAGGTCGTCGCCGCACAGCTCCGGCTCCCCGCCACGCCGCAGCGCCCGCCGCCAGCGCCGCACCCCAGCCCGGCCGCCCCGTCCCGCATCAGGGCCCCGCGCGAGAGGACGAGATCTCCCCGCCGGCACCAGCCGCGCTTCGCCCGGCTGCGCCccctggcggcggcgagggagggaggagaggagggggagCCCCGGCTGCGGTGACTAGGGTTCCCTCCTGGCCGCCCGCGGGGGGGACGCAGGAGGGTCGCGTATCCTCCTTGAGACAACAGCTCCCGTGCCGTCAGCGGCCCCGTGTGTGTCGTGCTCGTGGACAGCTCTTGCGTGCGTCCTGATCGTGGCCGGCGCTTGCTGCTATTTTTGCTGTGTGCCGTGtgttgctactgctgctgctTGCCGGCCGTTGCGCACGTCCTACTTGTGGCCGGCCTTGCTGCTCATGGCCTACAATTTCTGCTATTGTTGTTTTGTGCCTTACTGCTCCTGCTGTTGTTTGTTATGCTCCCACTGAATTATATATTTTTTGTGCAGATGACGGAGCCGCCACCCTCCCGAGGCTCCCTTTGTCTATATAATGACTCTGACATTGTGTGTCTATGATGTGATGACTTATCCTGTTGGTTTACTTTTGCCAAAAATGCTACTTTGCTTTTTGTATGATTGATTGCGTTGCCCTTTGGCATTGCTTGGAGGGATGTTATGTATTGGGCACAAATTATGTTATATATAAAGGCAATGCTGTACTTTTGATGTAATTTCAATACATTTAACTGATCCACTACTGTCGCAACAATAGATATGTTGTTTATACGTCCGGGCAATGTGTTGAGCCATACGTCTGACAAAGGTATGCATTCCTCCATGTACCACTTACCTCTCCTGCGATGCTTTCCGTGCTTTGTATTTCAAGTATTGGATAAAGGGCAGTGCTTACTTAGGCCATTTTGATCGCGATATGCTGTGTCTCGCTCCTATCACAATTGAATATTTCTTCTTTGATGTATTATTGTCATACATGAATACACATGATAAACCTGGACATTTGGATTGTTACTAAGTATTCCTTTCTTGACCATAACGTTTGGACCGGCACCCTCACGCTAGAGTGCGATACCGATCTAGTCATATATTCGGTGCGGCAGTCCAGCTTGCCATGCCTGCCTGCTGCCGTTCTGGGCTGGCGGTCCTGGTGAACATTTCCTTGTTTCCAGGCACTTCATTCACGGCCATGGGGCATTTGGTATGACATCATTTATTGAGAAAATTTTAGAGAATGAGCCTTCTATTAATGTGAAGACTCAGATGCTCTTTGGCCACCTAGAGTCAGTCAATCATCTGGATTGTTCTTCATTAACATGCCGCTGGCAGATCCACCATTCcagccatatactccctccatttttatatacaaggccacaaaccaATATTACAGGTACCAAGGTAGAAACTAATGGTCATTTAAGCCAATGTTGCAAACTAGTCTTTTCTCCTCGCTTGACGTGTTAATTAATGTGTATTTTCCTCTGCAACGCACAACAAGACAACTCTCTCACTCCTCAGTTCAACTGTGTGCATAGGTACGATCAAATGAGTGTTAAGTATCAGAACAGTAATTCTGAAAGATGACTCGGTTACTGCAAATGTCAATACATCTCAGTTCAACTGTTCTTCAGTCACCTACATAGTTTACATAGGTAAAGTCAAATGTATATTAAGTCTGCTCTGAGCTAGAATCCTGCCACCATTTATTTTTTGGGTGTGTAGTTTCTTTAGAATTGTGGAGAACTATCATGCAGCTGACTGGTTTTAGAGGGGATATCAGTATGTTGTCCTCCTCTGAATGCTGGTCTAGGGGTGATAGTTTTGCTGCTATTAATATTATTCATGCAG
The Aegilops tauschii subsp. strangulata cultivar AL8/78 chromosome 3, Aet v6.0, whole genome shotgun sequence genome window above contains:
- the LOC109764068 gene encoding uncharacterized protein isoform X1; this encodes MEIKEHYFEFLQGEHDKRRTSEKIADDQLFASAPFDRPSNGLRNMEQPKKYPNMSTLVLQRCSQLKNPETLERKTISSPDSSTQQEKMKEKLCSLHPCPTCCALQEERADAGDWQQAEVGAVMVAAAGKTAPATSTIPHLCLQRKGSSGPYATIA
- the LOC109764068 gene encoding uncharacterized protein isoform X2 codes for the protein MEIKEHYFEGEHDKRRTSEKIADDQLFASAPFDRPSNGLRNMEQPKKYPNMSTLVLQRCSQLKNPETLERKTISSPDSSTQQEKMKEKLCSLHPCPTCCALQEERADAGDWQQAEVGAVMVAAAGKTAPATSTIPHLCLQRKGSSGPYATIA